A region from the Lolium perenne isolate Kyuss_39 chromosome 4, Kyuss_2.0, whole genome shotgun sequence genome encodes:
- the LOC127297310 gene encoding serine/threonine-protein kinase ATG1a yields the protein MEADKDPPPPTPRRVVGEYELQEMVGKGTFAEVFRAKHRPTGARVAVKEIDRRRVDDYVRRGILQEMAILGSLSHPNILRLVDTIETGEKLFLVLEFCDGGDLEAYRQAHGGARNRLPEAVARDFTRQLAEGLKVLRGQRIVHRDLKPQNLLLSTNGDAITLKIGDFGFARSLMHENLAATFCGSPYYMAPEIWRGDKYDAKADLWSVGVILFQLVTGELPFLGENRVQLREKVLTSNGLSFPPDMEADLHPDFIDLCRRLICLDPAERMPFEEFFNHKFLATSRESEIISESHHDLDLKDTCQTVSTAIIKVNSETADPKVFDSWEWIEREYVLVHANTTSVEMLSLLEKSMKDFTGARSRGDDRSTCKESVQNQNRSSLCRVVTMKNHGCTPQSASHESISMENLRGRPLDCYTRLQLLNQYIVILTELAQEKLLKGLDLEALSLELVILAVWKEALNASSLLVDASDDGQFSTSADKNFLPKSEDRLSPNVAQGLDFTRLASVCYWAESGFIKAYDRAEKISHRLRENNDNTEMPDAMEIIFQNALVYGRGGAAKELLGCQSRSIALYSKAIILLTFILQEAASLPLNPVFSLSPFNQQRLHRYIANLRSHLCSAQLTGQQQRSIKN from the exons ATGGAGGCGGACAAGGACCCGCCGCCCCCGACGCCGCGGCGGGTCGTGGGGGAGTACGAGCTGCAGGAGATGGTGGGCAAGGGCACCTTCGCCGAggtcttccgcgccaagcaccgcCCCACCGGCGCGCGCGTCGCCGTCAAGGAGATCGACCGCCGCCGCGTCGACGACTACGTCCGCCGCGGCATCCTGCAGGAGATGGCCATCCTCGGCAGCCTCTCGCACCCCAACATCCTCCGGCTCGTCGACACCATCGAG ACGGGGGAGAAGCTGTTCCTCGTACTGGAGTTCTGCGACGGGGGAGACCTCGAGGCCTACAGGCAGGCGCACGGCGGGGCGCGCAACCGGCTGCCGGAGGCCGTCGCCCGGGACTTCACCCGCCAGCTCG CCGAGGGGCTCAAGGTGCTTCGGGGCCAGAGGATCGTGCACCGGGACCTCAAGCCCCAG AACCTTCTGCTGTCAACTAATGGAGATGCCATTACACTGAAAATTGGCGATTTCGGGTTTGCTAG ATCTCTGATGCATGAAAATTTGGCTGCCACATTTTGTGGCTCTCCATATTATATGGCCCCAGAAATCTGGCGGGGGGATAAATATGATGCAAAG GCAGATCTATGGAGTGTTGGAGTCATACTATTCCAGCTAGTAACAGGGGAGTTACCATTTCTTGGGGAAAACAGAGTCCAG CTGCGTGAAAAAGTCCTGACATCCAATGGCCTTAGTTTCCCCCCAGATATGGAGGCTGATTTACATCCTGATTTCATTGACCTGTGCAGAAGACTCATATGCCTTGATCCAG CGGAGAGAATGCCTTTCGAGGAATTCTTTAATCACAAGTTTTTGGCAACATCAAG GGAAAGTGAAATTATCAGCGAGTCCCATCATGATCTTGATTTGAAGGATACTTGCCAGACTGTCTCTACtgctatcatcaaagtaaattctgAAACCGCGGATCCAAAAG tatttgattcatGGGAGTGGATTGAACGAGAATATGTACTAGTTCATGCGAACACCACTTCCGTGGAAATGCTATCTTTACTTGAGAAGTCAATGAAAGATTTCACAGGTGCAAGATCCCGCGGTGATGACAGGTCGACTTGCAAAGAGTCTGTTCAGAACCAAAACAGAAGCTCCCTCTGTAGAGTGGTTACTATGAAAAACCATGGATGTACTCCACAGTCCGCTTCGCATGAGTCAATTTCTATGGAAAATCTGCGAGGGAGGCCACTTGATTGTTATACAAGGCTTCAGCTACTGAATCAGTATATTGTTATTCTCACAGAACTTGCTCAGGAGAAG CTTCTTAAAGGGCTTGACCTGGAGGCTCTGTCACTTGAACTTGTAATACTTGCTGTCTGGAAAGAGGCACTTAATGCATCTAGCTTATTGGTGGATGCTTCAGATGATGGACAATTTTCAACATCTGCAGACAAGAATTTCCTGCCAAAGAGTGAGGATCGTCTATCACCAAATGTAGCACAAGGATTGGATTTCACTAGGTTGGCTTCTGTTTGTTACTGGGCTGAAAGTGGGTTTATCAAGGCATATGACCGCGCAGAGAAGATATCACATAGGTTGCGGGAGAACAATG ATAACACTGAGATGCCAGATGCGATGGAAATCATATTCCAAAATGCTTTAGTATATGGGAGAGGCGGTGCT GCAAAGGAACTTTTGGGATGCCAAAGCAGATCAATTGCACTGTACTCAAAAGCAATCATCCTGCTCACGTTTATATTGCAGGAAGCAGCTTCCTTGCCGCTAAATCCAGTCTTCTCCCTATCACCATTCAACCAGCAGCGTCTCCATAGGTACATAGCTAATTTGAGGAGTCATCTCTGCAGTGCTCAATTGACCGGGCAACAGCAGAGGTCCATCAAGAACTAA